A window of Periplaneta americana isolate PAMFEO1 chromosome 7, P.americana_PAMFEO1_priV1, whole genome shotgun sequence contains these coding sequences:
- the LOC138703617 gene encoding ATP synthase subunit s, mitochondrial — protein sequence MTISRVYFNSHRRFWAWLNIVWNRVDTDRISKVGPDRACAEWLMRNGAFVKWTDDNEFLKDYNALPMEGDVKHIKEIDATDASIMHYGFQHFNGCKHINRIKFHRCMYLQDEALEGLSCLKNSLQDLQIISCGNITDRGVKSLRVLSKLLALRIHDLPYLKNKEDCLAVLKPALPNCDIEILDRFPRPQYKEPDQPQAP from the exons ATGACAATATCAAGAGTTTACTTCAATAGCCACAGACGATTTTGGGCGTGGTTGAATATAGTTTGGAATAG AGTTgatactgacagaatttcaaaagTTGGGCCTGACAGAGCATGTGCAGAGTGGTTAATGAGGAATGGAGCATTTGTCAAGTGGACTGATGACAATGAATTCCTGAAAGATTACAATGCGTTGCCAATGGAAGGAGACGTGAAACATATTAAAGAAATCGATGCAACAGATGCGTCCATAATGCACTATGGTTTTCAACACTTCA atggctGTAAACATATAAATCGTATTAAATTCCATCGTTGCATGTATTTGCAAGATGAAGCTCTTGAAGGACTTTCATGTCTCAAGAATTCACTTCAGGATCTACAAATTATTAGCTGTGGAAATATAACTGACAGAGGTGTAAAGTCTCTTCGAGTACTAAG TAAACTACTTGCATTGCGCATACATGATTTGCCATATCTGAAGAATAAAGAAGACTGTTTGGCAGTTTTGAAACCAGCCTTACCAAATTGTGATATTGAAATACTTGATAGATTTCCAAGACCTCAATATAAAGAACCGGACCAGCCTCAAGCACCTTAG